Within the Nitratireductor basaltis genome, the region GCGACCTCGCCATGCTCCGAGGCAACGGTCTTGGCCTCACGATCGATCTCGACGACCTTGTGCCCCTTGTAGAGCATGACGCCGTGCTCGACGTACCAGCCGTCACCATGGATGATGATATCTTCGAAACTCTTCTCGCCAGAGAGAACCGGTGAAAGCATGATCCGGTCGTAATTCACACGCGGCTCGGCGTTGAAGATCGTAACCTGATAAGCATCCGGCGCCGCATCGAAGAGATGTTCGAGCATCCGTCCCGGTGCCATTCCATTGCCGATGACGACAAGCTTTTGTTTCTCTGTCATGAGCTTACTCCGCTGCGGTTAGGTTGGTCGCCGCGTTCTTCTGGCGGGCGATGCGTTCCGACCGTTTTCGAGAAATGGATTGCAGCTGCGCCTTTGTCGGATTGGCACCGCCTTCATAGGCTTCGAGGAATTCGAGCAGTTCTTCGCGATAGGCATAGTAGTCGGGGTGGCCAAGCAGCGCCTTGCGCGAGCGCGGACGCTCCAGGTCAACGTCCATGATGTTGCCGATCCGGGCATTGGGTCCGTTCGACATCATCACCACCCGGTCGGCCAGCAGAATGGCCTCGTCGACATCGTGGGTAACGCAAATGGCGGTGACCTGAGTACGCTTCCAGACATCCATCAGCACGTCCTGCAGCTCCCAGCGGGTCAGGCTGTCGAGCATGCCGAACGGCTCATCGAGCAGCAGCAGCTTGGGCGACAAGGCGAAAGCACGGGCGATACCCACTCGCTGCTTCATGCCGTTCGACAGATCAGAAGCCACGCGGTGCATGGAATCGAGCAGGCCGACGCGCTGCAGATAGTATTCCGCCACGTCGTTGCGTTCCGCCTGGGTCGCGTTCGGGTACACCCGGTCGACACCGAGTGCGACATTCTCATAGGCCGTCAGCCATGGCATCAGCGATGGTGCCTGAAACACCACCGCCCGGTCGGGTCCTGCCTGGGTGATGTGCTTGCCGTCGAGGATGATCGCGCCTTCGGTGATCGGGTTGAGACCCGCCACCATCGACAACACCGTCGACTTGCCGCAGCCCGAATGACCGATGAGTGTGGCGAATTCGCCCTTCTTCATCTTCATCTCGAAACCGTCGACGACGGTCAGTGGCCCCTTCGGGGTCGGGTACACCTTCTTCAGCTGGCTGAATTCAAGATATCTGTCGTCCTTCAGTGCTGTGGACGCCTCGACATAAGCCTTCGGCAGCTTTTCCTTGCCGAGTGAGATCGGCACGATGTCGGGCAGGCGGATGTCACGTTCCGCCTCGGCTCCGCGCTCGGCTCCAACTTCCATCAGATAGGTGGTGATCTCGCCGCGCAGTCGAATGAAGTCCGGGTCCGAGTTCATGTCGGCCCGATTGCGGGGCCGGGCTATGGTGACCGGAAAGTCGGGGCCAAGCGTCGCGTTCGGACCCGGCTTGAGCGGTATGATCCTGTCGGCGAGAAGAATGGCTTCATCGACATCATTGGTGATGAGGATGATGGTCTTCTTCTCTTTCTGACAGATATCGGCGAACTCGTCCTGCAACTTGGCGCGGGTGAGCGCATCGAGGGCGGAGAGCGGCTCGTCGAGCAACAGCACTTCAGGCTGCATGGCGAGCGCACGCGCAACTGCGACCCGCTGGCGCATCCCGCCCGAGAGTTCCGAAGGCTTGCGATCCCGGGCATGGCTCAGCCCCACCATGTCGATATAGGTATCGGCAATGGCGGTCCGCTCGGTGCGGGACTTCTTCTTGAAGACGCTGTCGACGGCAAGGCTGACATTGCCGGCCACCGTCAGCCACGGCATCAGTGAGTATGACTGGAACACGACACCGCGCTCAGGCCCGGGCCCGTCGATTTCCGTTCCCTTGTAGATCACTCCGCCCTCATCGGGCTCGATCAGCCCGGCGAGCAGGGAGATCAGGGTTGTCTTGCCCGAGCCGGAGAAGCCGACAATGGCGATGAACTCGCCCGCTTCCACCTTCAGGTTGATGTTGCTCAACACATCCGTGCGCTTGGCACCTTCGCCATAGGACTTGGACAGCCCGGATATTTCCAGAATGGTCATTGCGTCCCTCCTACCGGTTTGCCGAGAAGGTGAAGGCGCGCTGCAGGGCGAACATCAGCCGGTCGAGCATGAAGCCGATAATGCCAATGGTCAGAACCGCGACCATGATCTTGGCGAGTGACTGGGACGAGCCGTTTTGAAATTCATCCCAGACGAATTTGCCCAGACCGGGGTTCTGCGCCAGCATTTCAGCCGCGATCAGCACCATCCAGCCTACCCCCAGCGATAGGCGCAGTCCGGTGAAGATCAGTGGCAAGGCCGACGGCAGCACCACCCGGGTTATGGTGCGCGAGGTTGGCAATTGCAGCACGCGCCCGACATTCATCAGGTCCTTGTCGACCGAAGCCACGCCGAGTGCCGTGTTGATCAGCGTCGGCCACATCGAGCAAAGCGTGACGGTTACCGCCGAGATCAGCAGCGACTTTGGCATCCAGTCATAGGGCGTGGCATATGTGGCCGAGATGATCATGGTCACGATTGGCAGCCAGGCCAGCGGCGACACCGGCTTGAAGATCTGGATCAGCGGATTTATCGCGCCATTGAAGGTTTTCGACAGGCCCGAGCCGATTCCCAGCGGAACCGCGATCAGGGTGGCGATGCCAAAACCGAGACCAACAGTCAGCAGCGATGTGACGATCTGGTCGAGATAGGTTGGCTTGCCGGTGTAAGTGCGGAATTTCGGCTCCTTTCCGGCGGCAACCAGCTTCTCGTTGCGCTGGTCCTGGCGCTCGTAGAAAGCCGCAGCTTTCTCGCGTTCACGGGTGTGGTCGTCCCAGAGATTGCCGGCCTGTTCCCAGACTTCCACCGGACCGGGGACAGCACCAAGGGAGGTCTCCACCTTCGGGGCGAGAACGCCCCATGCAAGGAGGAAGGCCAGGATGCCCAGAAGCGGGACAAGCAACACCCGCTTGAGTTCAGCCAACTGTGCCCGCGGGCTGTCACCAGCGATCATGCGCAGGATCGGAACCAGCCATGAAAAGCCGAGTGCATCGAGCCAGCCGCTTGCTTTGCTGATGACGGAGAAGACCTTTTCGCGGCCGCTGAGGGCAATTGGTGCGGTATCGGTGGCATTTGCCATCGTTTCAGATCCTTCTGAAAAGACATTCCGGGGTGGAGTGCCCCGCAGGGCGCTCCGCATGGTTGCTGCAGGCCTCAGCCGCCTACGACTTCCTCGCCCTTGAGACCGATGGTCAGGCTGTCGAGATAGTCGTTTGGCGCCTTGCCGTCATAGGCGATGCCATCAATGATGTCGGCGGCAGGTGTAGGCGCGCGGTAGCCGTCCGTGTCCCAGGGGAAGTCGGCTTCGGCCACATGGCCTTCGTCGACCAGCATGCGGGCAGCTTTCAGATAGATGTCCGGCAGGTAGACCGACTTGGCAGTCTCGTGGAACCACTCATCCGACTTGGCCTCCGGGATCTGGCCCCAGCGGCGCATCTGGGTCAGATACCAGACCGCGTCGGAATAATAGGGATAGGTGGCGTAGTAGCGGTAGAAGACGTTGAAGTCCGGCACCGCGCGCTTGTCGCCCTTCTCGTATTCGAACGTGCCGGTCATCGAGTTGGCGATCACTTCGGCATCGGCACCTACATATTCCGAACGCGCCAGGATCTCGACGGCTTCTGCCCGGTTGGCATTGTCGTTCTCGTCAAGCCATTTTGCCGCGCGGATCAGCGCCTTCGTGAGCGCGAGCGTGGTGTTGGGATTCTCCTCGGTAAACTCCTTGGTCAGACCGAAGACCTTTTCCGGGTTGTTCTTCCAGATTTCGTAGTCGGTGATCACCGGCACGCCGATGCCCTTGAACACGGCGGCCTGGTTCCACGGTTCGCCGACGCAATAGCCGTCGATCGTGCCTGCCTCCAGCGTGGCCGGCATTTGCGGCGGAGGCGTCACCGACAGAAGCGCATCGGCGCCGATCTGGCCGGAAACATCCGATGGCGAATAGTAGCCGGGATGGATGCCGCCCGATGCAAGCCAGTAGCGCAGTTCATAATTGTGGGTGGAGACCGGGAACACCATGCCCATGTTGAACGGGCGGCCCTGCGCCTTGAACCCGTCGACAACCTTTTTCAGCGCATCGGCCTTGATCGGATGCACCGGCTTGCCGTCGGGCCCTTTTTCAAGGTGCGGCTTCATCAGCTCCCATACCTCGTTCGACACGGTGATGCCGTTGCCGTTGAGATCCATGGAAAACGGGGTGACGATGTGCGCCTTGGTGCCGAAGCCGATGGTCGCAGCAAGCGGCTGGCCCGCCAGCATATGAGCACCATCAAGCTCTCCCGTGATGACACGATCGAGCAGCACCTTCCAGTTGGCTTGCGGCTCAAGCGTGACGAACAGGCCCTCGTCCTCGAAGTAGCCCTTCTCATAGGCGATGGCCAAGGGCGCCATGTCCGTGAGCTTGATGAAACCGAATTTCAACTCGTCCTTCTCGACGTCGAGCATCTCGGCCTGGCCGGGTGTCAGCATGCTCGCGGACGCCAGGGCGAGCGTGCTTAGTGCAAGGGCGGTACGCCGTGTGAAATTCATGATCACTCCCTGTCTCCTCTGGCGGCCGTGTGTGTGACCGCGATAAAAAAAAGCCGCCAAATCGAGAGTCCCCGCGGAAGGATGCGGAAAACTTCGATTTGGCGGCGTTGCCTAGATAGATCCCTCGTTGGACCCTATGTCAGCCTTGTAAAGCTACTCCAAGCCATGCAACGGGCATGCCACTTTCAGAAAAAATTCTTTTTTCGTTTGATATCATGCACTTGCTTTTCTGCTCAATTTACGAGCAGATTTATTTTCTGCGCACATATTATGCAAATCAGATAGGGCAAAGACTAAAAAACAGCCAACCTGCCCTGTTTCACCGGACAGTTCAGTCTGCCTGACGTGCGATATAGGCATCCAGCCCGTCGGGATCGAAGATCGTTCCGTCGAAGAACCCGTCCGGGCCGAGATACAGGAATTGGGAGGAGGCACCGACAGCAGTCGTCTCCCTCAACGCCCCTTCCACCTTGGAGTTTGCAGACGGCACGGGAACGTCAATCCCGGTCAATGCAGCGCGGTAGATGTCCGGTCGGTAGCTCTTGCGCACCATTTCCGCATGTTCTGCAGAATGGCCGACATAGCCACAGCGCACCATCTGGGAATAGAACCACAAGGCATGGCTCTGCCAGGGGAAGGTTGCAGCACGGGCATGCGGCTGAAAGAAATCCCGCCCCTCATTGGGTGCAGACATTCCTAAAATGGAGCCGTCAAGCGCCGGCAGGATGAACTCGACAGGTTGGTCGAGATAGGAAGAAGAGCCAAGAAGCGACGCCAGTTCGAAGTGGTTTGCGGACTGGCCGCACCACTCGGCCGCGCGATAGAGCGCGCGCAGGAGGGCGTGAAGTGTTTCGGTATTCTCACCCGCCCAGTCTTCCCGTACCGCCAGCACCTTTTCAGGACTTGAAGCCCAGATCGAGGATTTGGTGGTGATGATCTGCCCGGCGCCCCGGGCCACACCCACCGAATTCCAGGGTTCGCCGACGCAATAGCCGTCGATCTGACCCGATGCCAGCGCATCGGCCATAAGCGACGGCGGCAGGATGACGATCTCGATATCGCGGTCGGGGTTGATCCCGGAGGCGCTGAGCCAGTAGCGCAATTCGAAGTTATGTCCGGAGAAAGGATGGACGACACCGAATTGCAGCGGTTTTTCGCCGCTTGATCTGCCTTCCGCAACGACATCGGCAAGGGCCCGTCCCGCCACTGCGGCATCCAGCCCACTAAACCCGCTGCCCTCCTGCATCCGAGCCAGCAGCGCATTGCTGACAGTGATCGCATTGCCGCCCAAACCAAGCGCCATCGGCGCGATGAGCCGCGTGTCGAAGGGCGTCAGCCCCAAATTGGCGGCGATGGGCATCGGTGCCAGAGCATGGGAAATCTCGAACTGGCCCACCGCAAGCTTGTCACGAATATTGGCCCAGGAAGTTTCGCGCACCAGATTGAGCGCGATGCCCTCGGCTTCGGCAAAGCCACGTTCCTTCGCGGCAATCAGGATGGCACTGTCGGTCAGGGGCAGAAACCCGGCACTGAGTTCCGTGATCATCTAGCTGCCCTCGTCCCCAAGCAACCGCGCCGACATGACGAGGCTTTCCGCCACATCCACGATCTTGCGGTTTCCGTTCATTGCTGCCTTGCGCAGCAGTTTGTAGGCGGTGTCTTCATCGACCCCGCGCGACTTCATGATCAGCCCTTTTGCCTGGTCGATCACCTTGCGTTGCTCGAGTGCTCCGCGGGCTTCCTCGAGTTCCCGCTCCAAACGGGAGAACGCGTTGAAGCGGCTGATCGCCATGTCGAGAATGCTCTTGACGCGCTCCTGCCGCAAACCGTCCACGACATAGGCTGAGACGCCCGCGTCAATCGCCGATTGCATGGCTTCCTTGTCGGAGCGGTCGACAAACATCGCAATCGGTCGCTTCACAGCGCGTGACAGCTGGAAGATGCTTTCGAGCATGTCCCGGTTCGGGTTCTCCAGATCAATGACGATCACATCCGGCTCATGCAGCGCAATCTTGGCCGCTATGCCGCGCATCTCGTTTATCACTGTCACCTGGTTGTGCCCGGCAGCCGCCAGCCCCGCCTCGATGATCGAAGCGCGGGTTGCGTTCTCATCAATGATCAGCACTGACGGCAGCCCTTCACCCATATGGCCACTTTGCGCAGTTCTCGAGCGCGTGCAATGCACAATTTTTCAAAATGACCGGCTTGCGAAGTTCGAAGCCGAAGGCATGCAGAGTGTCCGAACTCCCATTGGCGATGCGCTCCAGACGATCGAGGCCGCATCGGTGCGGCTTGGCTGTGCCGCAATCATGCGATCGCTTTTCCCGGCGACGCAGGTGCCCTTTTACACTTCAAAAGCGCCCGTGCATCCAATTGCCTTCTCCCTTATAACGCTCCGACGACAGTCAGCGGGAGGGCCTCGCGTGGGGCGTGAGAGGGTTTTGGAAAGCGAAAAGGGCCGGCGCAGGGCGACGCGGGATCCGGAGCGGACGCAGGCGCTGATCCTGGAGGCGGCGACGGCGGAGTTTGCCGAGAAGGGCATTGCTGGCGCGCGGGTCGACACGATTGCCGAGCGTGCGGGCACAAACAAGCGCATGCTCTACCACTATTTCGGCGACAAGACCGGGTTATATGTTGCGGTACTTGAAGCGGCCTATGCCTCCATCCGCTTGGCCGAGCGGGAGCTGGATATTGCTCACAAGCCGCCCGTTGCCGCCCTGTCGGAGCTGACACGCTTCACCTGGCATTATTTTCTCGAACATCCTGAGTTCATCAGCCTCCTGAACACGGAAAATCTGTGCAAGGCCGAGCATCTCAAGGGCTCGCAGCGCATTACGGACATGCATTCGCATTTCGTGAGCGAGTTGGAGGACGTCCTGAAGCGGGGGCGCGAGGAAGGCATCTTTCGGCCCGGCATAGACCCGGTGCATGTCTATCTGACCATTGCAGGCCTTGGATATTTCTACCTGTCGAACCGGCATACCTTGTCGGCGATATTCGGTCGTGAACTGTCCCGGGAAGAAGAACTGTCCCAATGGGAAACGCGCATGGTCGAAACGGTGCTGGCCAGCGTCAGGCTTTGATGCGCAGGTGATCGAGGACCATTTCGACGGCATGGTCTTCACGCTGCCTCACCTCGGTTTCCTGCGCCAGGTCCTTCTCGAAAATCACCGACAGGGTGGCGTTGTTCGAGAAGTAGAAATAGCCGAGTGCGGCGATGGAAATGTAAAGCTGCACCGGGTCGACATCATCGCGAAACACACCCGACCTGCGGCCACGCGTGATCAGCTTGCGCAACTGATCGACCAGGGGCGAATGAAGGCCGTGCATTTCCGGCAGGGTGCGCAGATAGCGCGCCTGCAGCAGGTTCTCGTTGGTCAGGATGGCGATGAACCAGGGGCATTGGCGGAAATGGCGAAGGGTGAAGCGGACCAAACGTTCCACCGCCTCCACCGGCTCATATTGGTCGAGTTCCAACGCCTGTTCGCCCTCACGGATCTCGCGATAGGCTTCCGACAGAACCGCGCAGTACAGCGCGTCCTTGTTGCCGAAATAATGATAGAGCATGCGCTTGTTGGTCTCGGCGCGATCGGCGATCGCATCAATGCGCGCGCCTTCCAGCCCCTTCTCGGCAAATTCTGCCCGCGCAGCGGCCAGAATGCTGCTTTGGGTGCGCGCGGCATCGCGCACCCTCGCCCGAGGCTTTCGCCGCCGTTCAGCTGGCGCCGTTCGGGCTGAAACGCTTGAAGACATTTGCCACTCCCCGATTTACCGCCGGCATGCTCATGAGAACCGTGATCATGATCACCGCGAACAGAACCGCACTGATCGGGCGGGTGAAGAAAGGCGTGACATCGCCATCTGAAATCAGCAGTCCCCTGCGCAGATTGACGTCCAGCAGATCACCCAGGATGATACCAAGAACGAGCGGTGCCATGGGATAGCGCATCTGGCGCAACACGAAGCCGATCAGGCCGAATGCCACCATCACATAGACGTCGAACATGCGCTGCGTGATGGCGAAGGAGCCGACGACGCAAAGAACATAGACGACAGGCATCAGCTTCTCGCGCGGCACCAGAAGCACGCGCACGAGCAGCTTGGTGAGCGACAGGCCATAAATGGTGATCGCAATCGTGGACAGAAGCAGTATGCCGACGATCTGATAGAGGAATTGCGGGTTTTCCTGCATCAGCATGGGGCCCGGCCTGATGCCGTGGATGAACATGGCTGCGATCAGGACGGCGGCGGATGCCGAACCGGGCAGTGCCAGTGTCAGGGTCGGGATCATGGCACCGGGGATCACGGCCGAATTGCCTGTCTCGGCTGCGACCAGACCTTCCACGGACCCCTTGCCGAACTGGTCTGCTTCCTTGCTCTTGCGCCGGGCTGCGGCGTAGGAGGCCCAGGAGCCGATGTCTTCGCCGACGCCGGGAATGATACCGGCGATGGTTCCGATAATGCCGGATCGGATGGTGGTGCGCCAATAGCGGGTAAGGTCGCTCAGGCGTGGAAGAACCCGATCGTCACTGGTGACGAGTTTCGGCGTGATCCGGTCCTTCATCACGCCCAGGATTTCGGCGAAGCCGAAAGCGCCAACCATGGCGGGGATCAGGTCGACACCACCGCCGAGGCTGGGAATGCCGAAGGTGAAACGCTGGAAAGCGTGCAGGCCTTCCATGCCGATCATGGCCACCAAGAGGCCCAGAATACCCGCGACATATCCCTTGAGCGGGTCGTCAATGGCGGTAAGGCGGCCGGAAATCAGCACACCGAACAGCGCAAGCCAGAAGAACTCATAGGAACCGAAGCGCAGGGCGAACTCCGCCAGAAGCGGGGCGATGAGCGAGAGGAATGCTATGCCCACCAATGTTCCAAGCGCGGAGGAGGTGGTGGCAATCCCCATGGCCATGCCGGCCTTGCCCGCGCGGGCCAGCGGATAGCCGTCGAGAGTGGTCGCGGCACTCGCAGGTGTGCCAGGGATGGCCAGCAGGATAGCAGAGCGGCTGCCGCCATAGATTGCGCCCACATAGAGCGCCATGAGACACAGGATCGCCTGGTCCGGCGGCATCTTGTAGGTAAGCGTGACGAGAAGAGCGACACCCATTGTTGCCGTCAGTCCCGGCAGCGCGCCGATCACGACGCCCAGCAGGCTTGCCCAGGCGAGGTTGAACAGTCCCTCGGGCGTCATGAAATGCGCGATACCGGCGCCGAGCAGTGTGAAACCTTCAAACATTTGCAATTGCTCCGGCTATGGCAGGCGAACGAGGAAGCCGTCTTCGAAAACGACCGTCACAAGACCGGCCACGATCACGGCCTGCACCAGCGCCCACAATGCGGCACGCGGGAGCGGCTTCGGATTTGTTGAGGCCCATGTCTCGAAAACGAATATGAAGCTGAAGACGAAGAGCGCGGTCGCAAGCCAGAACGGGATAAGCCCCACCAGAACCAGCGCATAAATCAGTGCGAGCGCGACGACGATCAGGAAGCGCCCGGCTTCAGGCTCCTTGAAGACGGAGAAGAAATCGGCGAATCGTGCGCCCTGGCTGTTTGCCACGGCACGCCATGCCAAAACCGCGCCGCACAGAGCCAAAGCCAATCCGAGCAGTCCAGGAACCAGACCCGGAACGGTAGCAGGGTGAATGCCGCGCACTTCCAGTCGCGGCATGATCCACGACCAATAGGCGATAGCCGATCCAAGCAGAGTGAACACAATGCCCGTCAGCAGGTCGGCACGGTTCATCCGACGTTCGACCAGTGGTTCTTCCGGTGCCATATCGCTCATCGTCGTCCCTCCCCGGACGCAGAAGCCGACATCTGCGTAGAGATGTCGGCTCCAGTTCTCAGCAGGCCCTAAGCCTTACATTTCGCTCTTGGTGTCGCAATCGATGCCAATGGTTGAGGGGTCATTGACCATGGTGCCGCGCTCTTCTGCCGAGCAGGCTTCCTCGATCACAACCGGCATGGCGCGCTTGCGTGCCTCCTCACCATAGGACGGAGCGAAGACCGCGCCGTTCTTCTCCGCATATTCGCGAAGAGCGTCGGAATTCATGACCTTCTCTTCCCAGATGCGGTTCATGGTCGTGACCACTTCCTCCGGAACGCCGTTGGGAATGAAGATGCCGAAATAATCGGCTGCGATCGGGAAGTCCGGCAGGAAATCGGTGATGGGCGGGATCGGATCGGCACCCTCGATCTGCAGCGGCTGGTCGGACAGAACAGCAAGAGCACGCAGACGGCCACCACGGATCAGTTCGGCCTGCTCGACGGCAAGCTGTGTGGTGACCATTGCCTCGCCGGATGCAGTGGCGATTGCAGCAGGTCCGCCGCCATCATAGGCAACCATGCGATATTCGAAGTCGCCCTCGTGACCCAGGCCGGCAATCGCCATGCCGCCGGACGACGTCACGCCAGCGGTGCCGACTGTAATCTCCGTACCGCGCTCCTTGAAAGCTGCCAGAAGTTCGTTGAAGTCCTTGAACTCGCTGTCTGCGGGAACGGATACGACGGGAACATTGGCGACCGACAGATAGATGTGCCAGTCGTCGATTTTCGTGTCGGGGATGAGGCCCGTCACCGTGTAAGTCGCGTTGTTGGCGATGGCATTCGCCGTCCAGGTGTAGCCATCCTTCGGTGCATTGAGCACTTCCTGCGTGCCGACAGCACCGGATGCGCCGGGCTGGTTGACGACAACGATCGGCTGGCCGAGCGCCTCGGAGATGATCGGTGCGGTGACGCGGGTCACCTGGTCGGTCGAACCGCCAGCGCCCCATGGCACGATAATGTTGATCGGACGGTCCGGCTGCCACTCCTGGGCAAGCGCCGGTGCAGCAGAAATCGCATAAGCAGATACAGCCGCAGCAAGCGCGG harbors:
- a CDS encoding ANTAR domain-containing response regulator, producing MGEGLPSVLIIDENATRASIIEAGLAAAGHNQVTVINEMRGIAAKIALHEPDVIVIDLENPNRDMLESIFQLSRAVKRPIAMFVDRSDKEAMQSAIDAGVSAYVVDGLRQERVKSILDMAISRFNAFSRLERELEEARGALEQRKVIDQAKGLIMKSRGVDEDTAYKLLRKAAMNGNRKIVDVAESLVMSARLLGDEGS
- a CDS encoding ABC transporter ATP-binding protein, producing the protein MTILEISGLSKSYGEGAKRTDVLSNINLKVEAGEFIAIVGFSGSGKTTLISLLAGLIEPDEGGVIYKGTEIDGPGPERGVVFQSYSLMPWLTVAGNVSLAVDSVFKKKSRTERTAIADTYIDMVGLSHARDRKPSELSGGMRQRVAVARALAMQPEVLLLDEPLSALDALTRAKLQDEFADICQKEKKTIILITNDVDEAILLADRIIPLKPGPNATLGPDFPVTIARPRNRADMNSDPDFIRLRGEITTYLMEVGAERGAEAERDIRLPDIVPISLGKEKLPKAYVEASTALKDDRYLEFSQLKKVYPTPKGPLTVVDGFEMKMKKGEFATLIGHSGCGKSTVLSMVAGLNPITEGAIILDGKHITQAGPDRAVVFQAPSLMPWLTAYENVALGVDRVYPNATQAERNDVAEYYLQRVGLLDSMHRVASDLSNGMKQRVGIARAFALSPKLLLLDEPFGMLDSLTRWELQDVLMDVWKRTQVTAICVTHDVDEAILLADRVVMMSNGPNARIGNIMDVDLERPRSRKALLGHPDYYAYREELLEFLEAYEGGANPTKAQLQSISRKRSERIARQKNAATNLTAAE
- a CDS encoding CmpA/NrtA family ABC transporter substrate-binding protein, whose protein sequence is MNFTRRTALALSTLALASASMLTPGQAEMLDVEKDELKFGFIKLTDMAPLAIAYEKGYFEDEGLFVTLEPQANWKVLLDRVITGELDGAHMLAGQPLAATIGFGTKAHIVTPFSMDLNGNGITVSNEVWELMKPHLEKGPDGKPVHPIKADALKKVVDGFKAQGRPFNMGMVFPVSTHNYELRYWLASGGIHPGYYSPSDVSGQIGADALLSVTPPPQMPATLEAGTIDGYCVGEPWNQAAVFKGIGVPVITDYEIWKNNPEKVFGLTKEFTEENPNTTLALTKALIRAAKWLDENDNANRAEAVEILARSEYVGADAEVIANSMTGTFEYEKGDKRAVPDFNVFYRYYATYPYYSDAVWYLTQMRRWGQIPEAKSDEWFHETAKSVYLPDIYLKAARMLVDEGHVAEADFPWDTDGYRAPTPAADIIDGIAYDGKAPNDYLDSLTIGLKGEEVVGG
- a CDS encoding TetR/AcrR family transcriptional regulator, translating into MGRERVLESEKGRRRATRDPERTQALILEAATAEFAEKGIAGARVDTIAERAGTNKRMLYHYFGDKTGLYVAVLEAAYASIRLAERELDIAHKPPVAALSELTRFTWHYFLEHPEFISLLNTENLCKAEHLKGSQRITDMHSHFVSELEDVLKRGREEGIFRPGIDPVHVYLTIAGLGYFYLSNRHTLSAIFGRELSREEELSQWETRMVETVLASVRL
- a CDS encoding CmpA/NrtA family ABC transporter substrate-binding protein translates to MITELSAGFLPLTDSAILIAAKERGFAEAEGIALNLVRETSWANIRDKLAVGQFEISHALAPMPIAANLGLTPFDTRLIAPMALGLGGNAITVSNALLARMQEGSGFSGLDAAVAGRALADVVAEGRSSGEKPLQFGVVHPFSGHNFELRYWLSASGINPDRDIEIVILPPSLMADALASGQIDGYCVGEPWNSVGVARGAGQIITTKSSIWASSPEKVLAVREDWAGENTETLHALLRALYRAAEWCGQSANHFELASLLGSSSYLDQPVEFILPALDGSILGMSAPNEGRDFFQPHARAATFPWQSHALWFYSQMVRCGYVGHSAEHAEMVRKSYRPDIYRAALTGIDVPVPSANSKVEGALRETTAVGASSQFLYLGPDGFFDGTIFDPDGLDAYIARQAD
- a CDS encoding tripartite tricarboxylate transporter TctB family protein, whose protein sequence is MSDMAPEEPLVERRMNRADLLTGIVFTLLGSAIAYWSWIMPRLEVRGIHPATVPGLVPGLLGLALALCGAVLAWRAVANSQGARFADFFSVFKEPEAGRFLIVVALALIYALVLVGLIPFWLATALFVFSFIFVFETWASTNPKPLPRAALWALVQAVIVAGLVTVVFEDGFLVRLP
- a CDS encoding TetR/AcrR family transcriptional regulator; amino-acid sequence: MSSSVSARTAPAERRRKPRARVRDAARTQSSILAAARAEFAEKGLEGARIDAIADRAETNKRMLYHYFGNKDALYCAVLSEAYREIREGEQALELDQYEPVEAVERLVRFTLRHFRQCPWFIAILTNENLLQARYLRTLPEMHGLHSPLVDQLRKLITRGRRSGVFRDDVDPVQLYISIAALGYFYFSNNATLSVIFEKDLAQETEVRQREDHAVEMVLDHLRIKA
- a CDS encoding ABC transporter permease, yielding MANATDTAPIALSGREKVFSVISKASGWLDALGFSWLVPILRMIAGDSPRAQLAELKRVLLVPLLGILAFLLAWGVLAPKVETSLGAVPGPVEVWEQAGNLWDDHTREREKAAAFYERQDQRNEKLVAAGKEPKFRTYTGKPTYLDQIVTSLLTVGLGFGIATLIAVPLGIGSGLSKTFNGAINPLIQIFKPVSPLAWLPIVTMIISATYATPYDWMPKSLLISAVTVTLCSMWPTLINTALGVASVDKDLMNVGRVLQLPTSRTITRVVLPSALPLIFTGLRLSLGVGWMVLIAAEMLAQNPGLGKFVWDEFQNGSSQSLAKIMVAVLTIGIIGFMLDRLMFALQRAFTFSANR
- a CDS encoding Bug family tripartite tricarboxylate transporter substrate binding protein produces the protein MGLMTKAALAAAVSAYAISAAPALAQEWQPDRPINIIVPWGAGGSTDQVTRVTAPIISEALGQPIVVVNQPGASGAVGTQEVLNAPKDGYTWTANAIANNATYTVTGLIPDTKIDDWHIYLSVANVPVVSVPADSEFKDFNELLAAFKERGTEITVGTAGVTSSGGMAIAGLGHEGDFEYRMVAYDGGGPAAIATASGEAMVTTQLAVEQAELIRGGRLRALAVLSDQPLQIEGADPIPPITDFLPDFPIAADYFGIFIPNGVPEEVVTTMNRIWEEKVMNSDALREYAEKNGAVFAPSYGEEARKRAMPVVIEEACSAEERGTMVNDPSTIGIDCDTKSEM
- a CDS encoding tripartite tricarboxylate transporter permease — protein: MFEGFTLLGAGIAHFMTPEGLFNLAWASLLGVVIGALPGLTATMGVALLVTLTYKMPPDQAILCLMALYVGAIYGGSRSAILLAIPGTPASAATTLDGYPLARAGKAGMAMGIATTSSALGTLVGIAFLSLIAPLLAEFALRFGSYEFFWLALFGVLISGRLTAIDDPLKGYVAGILGLLVAMIGMEGLHAFQRFTFGIPSLGGGVDLIPAMVGAFGFAEILGVMKDRITPKLVTSDDRVLPRLSDLTRYWRTTIRSGIIGTIAGIIPGVGEDIGSWASYAAARRKSKEADQFGKGSVEGLVAAETGNSAVIPGAMIPTLTLALPGSASAAVLIAAMFIHGIRPGPMLMQENPQFLYQIVGILLLSTIAITIYGLSLTKLLVRVLLVPREKLMPVVYVLCVVGSFAITQRMFDVYVMVAFGLIGFVLRQMRYPMAPLVLGIILGDLLDVNLRRGLLISDGDVTPFFTRPISAVLFAVIMITVLMSMPAVNRGVANVFKRFSPNGAS